The following proteins are encoded in a genomic region of Spirosoma sp. SC4-14:
- a CDS encoding gliding motility-associated C-terminal domain-containing protein, whose amino-acid sequence MLLFLTGATASFAQSIKISGKTCVPDVECKADSVVFTDSIQTGVTSRTWSFGDSNTLTTQNDSVAKHVYQSPGTYTVTVTRTVNGTVLMGQGRVTIYPRPQSFTNWRTDTTICKGEVITLDPYNGSDQSRYNYLWYPKGDTTQAIQVDSSGCYSVEAIDPISGCSYQDRINVDVCGEQKQSQGSKWYFGSNAGLDFSGGSPKPITDGKLNTIEGSSSISNTKGVLLFYTDGITIYDKNGDPMKSLVPGDTNAVQIPLDGNTHSTQSALIVPKPTCRGCEYLYYVYTTSEIRGQKTLTYSVVDMRQNAGKGAVVEKNIPLSSSATEQSTSVRNDRDTTYWVITPIYGSNKIEVRHLTTSETATTVTYTGGQTLDSLTNAEGYIKIGPADTTGGNKGNRPMAVVIPGPPKNSVDLYTFNDSTGVLTFNRTLDLGPAPPKAYGVEFSPDGKSLYVTMLADTNSDGSQKGASYILKYDLTQSDSLLASSKTVVDSSTTRQYGALQVGPDGKIYVAIEGSTSLGTINNPNGGLLDSLQFNPQGQTLGGKTSQLGLPNLVTNFNEPSSGPGVTYSDTCTNAPTMFQISPNCPKLKETYTLTFGDGSVPYSTTATQPIAHAYKNPGTYPISLHIVTQKSSGGICKDTLIRDTLTILETPPDIKLGPDTAICNKKGITLDMKVQAKLYAWLVNGAVRSRQRTLTLDLAGYYQVIALAANGECFKSDTINVQVKPVPSLDLGPDTVFCYRSAVNLTVPQQTWKHFQWSTGGDTRTISVSTPGTYTVTAQSDPIDGSVCENSDTINVAELPKLRVAAALTQPQSCTSADGAIALTPSPAGDYHYAWTRSDGTVLAGDSSRKTGLTEGGYKINVADSLHGCKLDTAFTLKSPVNQLVLTPQVKDALCSTPNSGTISLTISGGTVVSYIWTDLNNNQLATTPAYGQAAPGMYNVQVTDANGCKAIKDSINVGLDSSGFAQLGPNQLKCIGGSVTLEPQDAQQPGNIYQWSTGASTPSIVVSQPGAYSLVVRNTQTGCVGRSSVQVNDRPAPDFSLTKEAILCEGEQGKAQLVANGAAGLHYLWLTLNDTSNVVTVSRVGQYQVVVTDPQGCTATGTAVVLNKCEPRVNVPDAFTPNNDGVNDVLQVFSSYITDYQLRVYNRWGEVIFVADNPDQKWDGTYRGYLYPPMLYPYVITYKSESFPERGLVVKRGAVLLIR is encoded by the coding sequence ATGCTCCTTTTCCTGACAGGTGCTACTGCGTCTTTCGCGCAAAGCATTAAGATCAGTGGGAAGACATGTGTGCCCGACGTTGAATGTAAAGCTGACTCTGTCGTATTTACAGACAGTATTCAGACCGGAGTAACCTCCCGAACCTGGAGTTTTGGGGATAGTAATACTCTTACAACGCAAAATGATTCAGTTGCCAAACACGTTTATCAGAGCCCTGGTACTTATACAGTTACAGTAACGAGAACTGTAAATGGCACTGTACTAATGGGACAAGGGCGAGTCACGATTTATCCGCGTCCACAATCGTTCACCAACTGGCGAACCGATACCACAATTTGTAAGGGCGAAGTCATTACGCTTGATCCTTATAATGGCAGCGACCAATCGCGCTATAATTATTTGTGGTATCCGAAAGGCGACACAACCCAAGCCATCCAGGTCGATAGTTCGGGTTGTTATTCTGTTGAAGCGATTGACCCAATCTCGGGGTGTTCCTATCAGGACAGGATTAATGTTGATGTGTGTGGCGAGCAGAAACAATCGCAGGGGTCGAAGTGGTATTTTGGCTCAAATGCCGGTCTGGATTTTAGTGGAGGATCGCCAAAACCGATTACCGACGGCAAACTAAATACCATTGAAGGATCGTCGTCTATTTCGAACACAAAAGGCGTTCTGCTCTTTTATACCGACGGAATTACAATTTACGACAAGAATGGCGACCCCATGAAATCGCTCGTGCCGGGTGATACCAATGCCGTTCAGATACCGCTCGATGGCAACACCCACTCCACACAATCGGCGCTGATTGTGCCGAAACCAACCTGCCGGGGTTGCGAATACCTGTACTACGTTTATACAACTTCCGAAATTCGGGGACAAAAAACACTAACGTATAGTGTAGTCGATATGCGGCAGAATGCTGGCAAAGGGGCTGTTGTTGAGAAAAATATCCCGCTGTCGAGTAGCGCCACAGAACAGTCGACCTCGGTTCGGAATGATCGTGATACCACCTACTGGGTTATTACACCTATTTATGGTTCTAATAAAATTGAGGTTCGCCACCTGACAACCAGTGAAACCGCAACCACAGTAACCTATACAGGCGGACAGACGCTGGATTCGCTTACAAATGCAGAAGGTTACATTAAAATCGGTCCGGCCGATACAACAGGAGGAAACAAAGGCAATCGCCCGATGGCCGTAGTTATTCCAGGGCCGCCTAAAAACTCGGTCGATCTCTATACATTCAACGATTCGACAGGCGTATTGACGTTTAATCGAACGCTCGACCTGGGGCCGGCTCCGCCCAAGGCATATGGGGTCGAGTTTTCGCCCGATGGGAAAAGTCTATACGTAACAATGCTAGCCGACACCAACTCCGATGGTAGTCAGAAAGGAGCGTCGTATATTCTCAAATATGATTTAACGCAGAGTGACTCGCTACTGGCTTCGTCGAAAACAGTAGTCGATAGTAGTACAACCCGACAATATGGAGCCTTGCAGGTTGGGCCCGATGGGAAAATTTATGTAGCTATCGAAGGAAGCACGTCGCTCGGTACAATCAACAATCCGAATGGAGGACTACTCGACAGTTTGCAGTTTAACCCACAGGGGCAAACGCTGGGTGGAAAGACCAGTCAGCTAGGGTTGCCGAATCTGGTCACTAATTTCAACGAGCCGTCCAGTGGGCCGGGCGTCACGTATTCGGATACGTGTACAAACGCACCGACCATGTTTCAAATCAGTCCGAACTGTCCAAAGCTGAAGGAGACCTATACGCTCACGTTTGGCGATGGTAGCGTGCCTTATTCGACAACGGCCACCCAGCCTATTGCACATGCATATAAAAATCCGGGTACATACCCTATTAGCCTGCATATTGTGACGCAAAAAAGTTCGGGCGGTATTTGTAAAGACACCCTCATTCGGGATACGCTGACGATTCTGGAAACCCCACCCGACATAAAGCTCGGGCCTGATACAGCCATTTGTAATAAGAAAGGTATTACGCTCGATATGAAGGTGCAGGCCAAGCTCTATGCCTGGCTGGTCAATGGGGCTGTCAGGAGCAGGCAAAGGACTCTTACACTCGATTTGGCTGGTTATTATCAGGTTATTGCACTGGCGGCAAATGGCGAATGTTTCAAGAGCGATACCATCAATGTTCAGGTGAAACCCGTGCCGTCACTCGATCTGGGCCCCGATACGGTCTTTTGTTATCGATCCGCGGTCAATCTGACGGTTCCGCAACAAACCTGGAAACATTTTCAATGGAGTACTGGTGGAGATACCCGAACGATTTCGGTTTCGACTCCCGGTACCTATACCGTAACGGCGCAGTCGGACCCAATTGACGGATCTGTTTGCGAAAACTCCGATACCATTAACGTGGCAGAATTGCCCAAACTGCGTGTAGCGGCTGCGCTGACCCAACCTCAATCGTGTACCTCGGCCGATGGTGCTATTGCGCTCACACCATCGCCAGCGGGCGATTACCACTATGCCTGGACTCGGTCGGATGGTACTGTTCTGGCAGGCGACAGTAGCCGAAAAACGGGCCTCACAGAAGGAGGCTATAAAATTAATGTAGCCGATTCGTTGCATGGCTGTAAGCTCGATACCGCTTTCACACTAAAATCTCCTGTCAATCAACTTGTGCTTACACCGCAGGTGAAAGATGCCTTGTGTAGTACGCCCAACAGTGGTACTATTAGTCTGACGATATCTGGCGGAACAGTTGTGAGCTACATTTGGACTGATCTAAACAATAATCAGTTGGCAACAACTCCGGCCTATGGGCAGGCGGCTCCCGGTATGTACAATGTGCAGGTGACCGATGCAAATGGCTGTAAGGCCATAAAAGACAGTATTAATGTTGGGCTGGACAGTTCGGGTTTTGCGCAATTGGGACCAAATCAACTGAAATGTATTGGGGGGAGTGTAACGCTGGAACCGCAGGATGCCCAACAGCCCGGCAATATCTATCAATGGAGTACGGGCGCATCGACCCCGTCCATTGTTGTCAGCCAGCCCGGCGCCTATAGTCTTGTTGTGCGGAATACGCAGACTGGTTGTGTTGGGCGTAGTAGCGTACAGGTCAATGATCGTCCGGCTCCCGATTTTTCGCTCACAAAAGAAGCCATACTTTGCGAAGGCGAGCAGGGCAAAGCGCAGCTCGTGGCAAATGGTGCCGCGGGTCTACACTATCTATGGTTAACGCTAAACGATACCTCAAACGTTGTTACCGTCAGTCGGGTGGGGCAATATCAGGTTGTTGTAACCGATCCGCAAGGATGTACGGCAACCGGAACGGCTGTTGTCCTGAACAAATGCGAACCGCGCGTTAATGTGCCGGATGCCTTCACGCCCAATAACGACGGCGTCAACGATGTTCTTCAGGTATTCTCATCCTATATAACCGACTATCAACTGCGTGTTTATAATCGGTGGGGTGAAGTGATTTTTGTGGCCGACAATCCCGATCAGAAGTGGGATGGCACTTACAGAGGATACCTATATCCGCCCATGCTTTACCCCTACGTAATTACGTATAAAAGTGAGTCATTTCCGGAGCGCGGGCTGGTTGTAAAACGGGGCGCTGTACTGCTGATTCGATAG
- the ruvB gene encoding Holliday junction branch migration DNA helicase RuvB, with the protein MRNDFLKGTGEGMTATDKEIERALRPLSFEDFTGQAKALDNLEVFVRAAMQRGDALDHVLLHGPPGLGKTTLSHIIANELNANIKMTSGPVLDKPSDLAGLLTNLQPNDVLFIDEIHRLNPIVEEYLYSAMEDYKIDIMLDSGPNARTVQIKLNPFTLIGATTRAGMLTSPLRARFGINCRLEYYDANLLTTIVQRSAAILGTPIDESGAYEIARRSRGTPRIANNLLRRTRDFAQVKGNGYINVEIAEIALSALDVDQNGLDDMDNRILSTIIEKFKGGPVGLSTIATACGEESETIEEVYEPFLIQEGFLKRTARGREATEKAYIHLGVIPNYKTGELFG; encoded by the coding sequence ATGCGAAACGACTTTCTGAAAGGAACGGGCGAGGGTATGACAGCCACCGATAAGGAAATAGAACGGGCGCTTCGGCCGCTTTCGTTCGAAGACTTTACGGGGCAGGCCAAAGCCCTCGATAACCTCGAAGTGTTTGTCCGGGCTGCTATGCAGCGGGGCGATGCGCTCGACCATGTGCTGCTTCACGGTCCGCCGGGTTTGGGTAAAACGACGCTGTCGCACATTATTGCCAATGAGCTGAATGCCAATATCAAAATGACATCGGGCCCCGTGCTGGATAAACCCAGCGATCTGGCTGGTCTGCTAACCAATCTGCAACCCAACGATGTTTTGTTTATCGACGAAATTCACCGGCTAAATCCCATTGTGGAGGAATATCTCTACTCGGCAATGGAAGATTATAAGATCGACATCATGCTCGATTCCGGGCCTAACGCTCGCACGGTGCAAATCAAGTTGAATCCGTTTACGCTGATTGGAGCCACTACCCGCGCCGGTATGCTTACATCGCCACTGCGGGCACGATTTGGGATTAACTGCCGGTTAGAATACTACGATGCAAACTTATTGACAACAATCGTACAGCGATCGGCGGCTATTCTGGGTACGCCCATTGATGAGTCGGGTGCTTATGAAATTGCCCGTCGGAGCCGGGGAACACCACGTATTGCCAATAACCTGCTGCGTCGGACGCGCGATTTTGCCCAGGTAAAGGGCAATGGGTATATTAATGTTGAGATTGCCGAAATTGCCCTTAGCGCGCTGGATGTAGATCAGAATGGATTAGACGATATGGATAACCGCATCCTATCAACAATCATCGAGAAATTTAAAGGTGGCCCGGTTGGCCTTTCTACCATTGCAACCGCCTGTGGCGAAGAGTCTGAAACCATTGAGGAAGTGTATGAGCCTTTCCTGATTCAGGAGGGCTTTTTGAAGCGTACTGCCCGTGGGCGCGAAGCCACCGAAAAAGCATATATTCATTTGGGAGTTATACCAAACTACAAAACCGGTGAACTGTTCGGCTAA
- a CDS encoding metalloregulator ArsR/SmtB family transcription factor gives MDTEMNSEDEKRIDKTAYVLKAVAHPLRIRIIQMLNENKELNVSTIYKNLNAEQSLISHHLINMRDKGILDIRRSGKNIYYFLVDTAVADVIDCIYRSKILN, from the coding sequence ATGGATACCGAAATGAACTCAGAAGACGAAAAGCGCATCGACAAGACAGCCTATGTCTTGAAAGCCGTAGCTCATCCGCTACGAATCAGAATTATTCAGATGTTAAATGAAAATAAAGAGTTGAATGTCTCAACGATTTATAAAAATTTAAATGCTGAACAATCACTTATCTCCCATCATTTAATTAATATGAGAGACAAAGGAATTTTAGACATCCGGCGCAGCGGGAAAAATATTTATTATTTCCTGGTAGATACGGCCGTAGCAGACGTTATTGATTGTATTTACAGAAGTAAAATTCTGAATTAA
- a CDS encoding DMT family transporter, with translation MNRSRYWIGAFLVFLAAFCFAMKGILIKLAYQYSIDSISLLTLRMLFALPFYIGIALNTARKYPPVRLTIRQWAMLALCGITGYYLASYFNFLGLVYITAGLERILLFVYPTFVLLMNAFGFGRRVTRLQILALILTYAGILLAFLGNIETSHQKNVILGAFWVILSGLVYAIYLVGSDRMIATVGSQRFTCYAMIAATVPTVIHCAIQNGLRLDNYPMPVYTLGLSMGIFVTVIPTFMIAEGIKRVGSGNASIIASIGPIFTIILATSILHETISLQQILGTLLVLTGVFLIGWRGNTK, from the coding sequence ATGAATCGTTCCCGCTATTGGATAGGTGCCTTTCTGGTGTTTCTTGCCGCTTTCTGCTTTGCCATGAAAGGTATTCTAATTAAACTAGCTTACCAATATTCGATCGATTCAATTTCACTGCTAACGCTGCGCATGCTCTTTGCGCTTCCTTTCTATATTGGTATTGCCTTAAATACAGCCCGGAAATACCCGCCGGTTCGGCTCACAATTCGTCAATGGGCCATGCTGGCACTATGCGGGATAACGGGCTATTATTTAGCCAGTTATTTTAATTTTTTAGGACTGGTTTACATAACTGCAGGACTAGAGCGTATTCTGCTTTTTGTTTATCCTACGTTTGTTTTGTTGATGAACGCGTTCGGTTTTGGCCGGCGTGTTACCCGCCTGCAAATTCTGGCACTTATTCTTACTTATGCTGGCATTCTTTTGGCCTTTCTGGGTAATATCGAAACATCTCACCAAAAGAATGTAATACTGGGCGCCTTCTGGGTTATTCTGAGTGGGTTGGTGTATGCGATTTATTTAGTAGGCAGCGATCGTATGATTGCAACTGTTGGTTCGCAGCGGTTTACGTGCTACGCCATGATTGCGGCTACGGTTCCGACGGTTATTCACTGCGCAATCCAAAATGGCTTACGGCTAGATAATTACCCAATGCCTGTTTATACATTAGGGCTGAGCATGGGTATTTTTGTAACGGTAATTCCTACATTTATGATTGCCGAAGGTATAAAACGTGTGGGTTCCGGCAATGCATCCATCATTGCCAGTATAGGGCCAATTTTTACTATTATTCTGGCCACGTCAATTTTGCATGAAACGATTAGCCTGCAACAGATTCTGGGCACATTGCTTGTTTTAACGGGCGTTTTCCTGATAGGCTGGCGCGGAAACACTAAGTAA
- the der gene encoding ribosome biogenesis GTPase Der, giving the protein MANIVAIVGRPNVGKSTLFNRLTEQRQAIMDNQSGVTRDRHYGTAEWNDKYFTVIDTGGYVVGSEDIFEESIREQVEIAIQESTVILFVVDTQTGMTGLDEDFANVLRRSKKPVYVVANKAETGERSQAAAEFYGLGLGDPYPISSMTGSGTGDLLDEVVKHFQIDGVADPEAGLPRIAILGRPNVGKSSFLNVLTGQERSIVTDIAGTTRDAINTRYKAYGKDFILTDTAGIRRKARIQDNIEFYSTLRSLKAMEESDVCIIMLDATRGLEAQDLNIIGQAAKAKKGMVIMVNKWDAVEKDQRTADVLRKEMIQRMMPIDYVPIIFASVHEKQRIFQVMDKAMEVYENKAKKITTSKLNEAMQPEIEAYPPPSVKSKQIKIKYMLQLPTPAPTFVFFCNLPQYVQESYQRFLENKIRSHFDFTGVPLTLFFRQK; this is encoded by the coding sequence ATGGCAAATATTGTTGCAATCGTTGGCCGCCCAAATGTGGGTAAGTCTACGCTGTTTAACCGCCTTACGGAACAGCGCCAGGCCATCATGGATAACCAGAGTGGAGTTACTCGCGACCGCCATTACGGCACGGCCGAGTGGAACGATAAATACTTTACAGTCATCGACACGGGTGGCTATGTGGTTGGTTCAGAAGATATTTTTGAAGAATCGATTCGTGAACAGGTCGAAATTGCAATTCAGGAATCGACCGTAATCTTGTTCGTTGTTGATACCCAAACGGGAATGACCGGACTCGACGAAGATTTCGCGAATGTGCTCCGCCGGTCGAAAAAACCAGTATATGTTGTAGCCAACAAAGCCGAAACAGGCGAACGTTCGCAGGCAGCAGCAGAATTTTACGGGCTGGGCCTGGGCGATCCGTATCCTATCTCATCGATGACCGGAAGTGGTACTGGCGATCTGCTGGATGAAGTTGTAAAACACTTCCAGATCGACGGTGTTGCCGATCCTGAAGCAGGATTACCACGAATCGCTATTCTGGGACGCCCCAACGTTGGCAAATCATCGTTTCTGAATGTATTGACGGGTCAGGAGCGCAGTATCGTAACAGATATTGCGGGCACAACCCGCGATGCCATCAATACACGCTACAAAGCCTACGGCAAAGACTTTATTCTGACCGATACGGCTGGTATTCGGCGTAAAGCCCGGATTCAGGATAATATCGAATTTTATTCGACGCTCCGTTCCCTGAAGGCAATGGAAGAGTCTGATGTTTGTATCATTATGCTCGATGCCACGCGAGGACTCGAAGCACAGGACCTCAACATTATTGGTCAGGCCGCCAAAGCCAAAAAAGGGATGGTCATTATGGTTAACAAATGGGATGCCGTTGAGAAAGACCAGCGTACAGCCGACGTACTTCGGAAGGAGATGATCCAGCGGATGATGCCAATTGACTATGTTCCGATCATTTTTGCTTCTGTGCATGAAAAACAGCGCATTTTTCAGGTAATGGACAAAGCAATGGAGGTATACGAGAACAAGGCGAAAAAAATAACTACCTCAAAACTGAATGAGGCTATGCAGCCCGAGATTGAGGCCTATCCGCCCCCATCGGTAAAAAGTAAGCAGATCAAAATCAAGTACATGCTTCAGCTACCCACTCCGGCACCTACATTCGTTTTTTTCTGTAACCTGCCTCAATATGTTCAGGAATCTTATCAGCGATTCCTGGAAAATAAAATTCGTTCGCACTTCGATTTTACCGGAGTACCACTTACGCTATTTTTCCGGCAAAAATAG
- the era gene encoding GTPase Era has product MNTELIENFPADHKAGFISIIGKPNVGKSTLMNQLVGERLSIITSKAQTTRHRIMGILNGTHNGQEFQIVYSDTPGIIKPQYKLHESMMSFVRGSIEDADVVLFVTDIFEQHDENDVIVRLQKSDVPILLLINKIDQATHQQVQEKIEYWQQNFNAQEVIPISALNGFNIDLVFDSIINRLPQHPPYFPKDELTDKPERFFASEIIREKIFLNYKKEVPYSCEVVIIGFKEKEDIIVIQSEILVERATQRAILLGEGGKMIKKTGIMAREELERFFGKKVFLEQFVKVEPDWRQKERMLKRLGYDE; this is encoded by the coding sequence ATGAATACGGAATTAATTGAAAATTTTCCGGCCGACCACAAGGCTGGCTTTATTAGCATCATCGGTAAGCCCAACGTTGGCAAATCTACACTGATGAATCAGCTCGTTGGCGAGCGCTTATCTATTATCACATCGAAGGCGCAGACTACCCGCCACCGGATTATGGGTATCCTGAATGGCACGCATAACGGGCAGGAATTCCAGATTGTGTATTCCGATACGCCAGGCATTATCAAACCTCAATACAAACTCCACGAGTCGATGATGAGTTTTGTTCGGGGGTCTATTGAAGATGCCGATGTGGTTTTATTCGTAACTGACATCTTCGAACAGCACGACGAAAATGATGTTATCGTACGCCTGCAAAAATCGGATGTTCCCATTCTGCTCCTGATCAACAAAATTGATCAGGCAACGCATCAGCAAGTTCAGGAAAAGATCGAGTACTGGCAACAAAACTTCAATGCTCAGGAAGTTATTCCTATTTCGGCTCTCAATGGATTTAACATCGATCTGGTTTTTGACTCGATTATTAATCGCCTGCCCCAGCATCCGCCCTATTTCCCTAAAGATGAATTAACCGATAAGCCCGAACGCTTTTTTGCTTCGGAAATTATCCGCGAAAAAATTTTCCTGAACTATAAGAAAGAAGTGCCTTATAGTTGTGAGGTCGTCATAATTGGCTTCAAAGAAAAAGAAGACATCATTGTTATTCAGTCAGAAATTCTGGTTGAACGAGCCACCCAACGAGCCATATTGCTCGGCGAAGGTGGCAAAATGATCAAGAAAACCGGCATTATGGCCCGCGAAGAACTTGAACGCTTCTTCGGAAAGAAAGTTTTTTTAGAACAGTTCGTCAAAGTAGAACCCGACTGGCGCCAAAAAGAGCGTATGCTCAAGCGGTTGGGATATGATGAATAA
- a CDS encoding HAMP domain-containing sensor histidine kinase, whose amino-acid sequence MPLRTRLSLTFIAVVSPVLLLFLVNFYYYFSISKQEDFLTKIKNRGITMTHLLVEKQSINESLLRRIDEDTYTAYSDRRVAIFDEKNHLLYDSQEINNREHNKPALTITASLLDQISQQREITLKDGRRLGVGLLLRYQGQNYKVISYAVDNYGIRKTQEAIFVSGASFLVAFLLVIALSQIFARRSIKPIANMMRQIDQITVSNLEARLTVNNEEDELGRLAFTFNQMLDRISAFEFQRSFVANASHELRTPLTLLTNQIEVALIKVRTVDEYKQLLISLLEDINNLNDLSNGLLELAQFDVKQNHIAWNPIELDEVLYEAVATVLHKYPAYSVTLSTDSSDESLPSIQVKGEDSLLKTAFINLIENGCKFSVDHHVRLTVQVLQDYIQVTIKDKGIGIAESELDFIFQPFYRANNARTVKGNGIGLSLTEKIIKLHGGLIAVRSRLNKGTTFTVSLPYQPYVQTPSQVVDDE is encoded by the coding sequence ATGCCCCTCCGTACACGACTTTCTCTCACCTTTATTGCCGTTGTATCACCCGTTCTGCTACTGTTTCTGGTCAATTTCTATTATTATTTTTCGATATCGAAGCAGGAAGATTTTCTGACCAAAATTAAGAACCGGGGTATCACGATGACTCATCTGCTCGTCGAAAAACAGTCGATCAATGAATCGCTGCTCCGACGAATTGATGAAGATACGTACACCGCTTACTCAGACCGGCGGGTGGCCATTTTCGATGAAAAAAACCACTTACTCTACGACAGTCAGGAAATCAATAACCGGGAGCATAATAAGCCCGCTCTTACCATAACCGCATCGTTACTCGATCAAATTAGCCAGCAACGAGAGATCACCTTAAAAGACGGCCGACGGTTAGGCGTAGGGCTACTGCTTCGGTATCAGGGGCAAAACTATAAGGTCATCAGCTACGCAGTCGATAATTATGGTATACGTAAAACACAAGAGGCCATTTTTGTGTCGGGAGCCTCGTTTCTGGTAGCTTTTCTGCTCGTTATTGCGCTGAGTCAGATTTTTGCCCGCCGGTCCATTAAGCCCATTGCCAACATGATGCGCCAGATCGATCAGATTACGGTATCAAATTTAGAAGCCCGGCTAACCGTCAACAATGAAGAAGATGAACTAGGTCGGCTGGCCTTTACCTTTAACCAAATGCTCGACCGAATTTCGGCTTTCGAATTTCAGCGCAGCTTTGTGGCTAATGCGTCTCATGAATTACGGACTCCGCTCACCTTGTTAACCAATCAGATAGAGGTTGCACTGATCAAAGTCCGAACCGTTGATGAATATAAACAACTATTAATTTCCTTGCTGGAAGACATTAACAACCTCAATGATCTTTCGAATGGGTTACTTGAACTAGCGCAGTTTGATGTCAAACAAAACCACATTGCCTGGAACCCTATTGAACTCGATGAAGTGCTCTACGAAGCAGTGGCAACCGTTCTGCACAAATACCCGGCCTATAGCGTTACGCTGTCGACCGATTCGTCCGACGAATCCTTACCATCCATTCAGGTTAAAGGCGAAGATTCTTTGTTAAAAACGGCCTTTATCAACCTAATCGAAAATGGCTGTAAATTTTCGGTCGATCACCACGTTCGGCTAACGGTTCAGGTTCTGCAGGATTATATTCAGGTTACAATCAAAGACAAAGGTATTGGCATAGCTGAATCAGAATTAGATTTTATTTTCCAGCCGTTTTATCGCGCCAATAATGCCCGGACTGTGAAGGGTAATGGAATCGGGCTTTCCCTAACGGAGAAAATCATTAAACTACATGGCGGATTAATTGCTGTTCGCTCGCGTTTAAACAAAGGAACGACCTTCACAGTCTCATTACCCTATCAGCCTTACGTACAAACTCCCTCGCAGGTCGTTGATGACGAATAA
- a CDS encoding response regulator transcription factor: MRILVVEDEIKLAMSLKRGLEEFGFQASVALDGTAARKTVDFGDINLIILDANLPDGNGFDLCREFHSRNAHIPIIMLTALGTIEDKLSGFDAGADDYLVKPFEFSELLARIQVSRKRSQQANTTTYKNQLTIADLSLDLREKTVSRAGQPISVTPREIALLEYFLRNQGTILSRNEIAENVWDIPFDTGTNLIDVYINSLRKKIDKDFSTKLIHTRKGIGYIMKENQG, encoded by the coding sequence ATGCGTATTCTTGTAGTTGAGGATGAGATCAAACTAGCCATGTCTCTGAAGCGAGGGCTGGAAGAATTCGGCTTTCAGGCTTCGGTGGCACTTGATGGAACAGCCGCCCGCAAAACTGTCGATTTTGGCGACATTAATCTGATTATTCTGGATGCTAACCTACCCGATGGCAACGGATTCGATCTATGCCGGGAGTTTCATAGCCGAAATGCTCACATTCCCATTATCATGCTCACGGCGCTGGGAACAATTGAAGATAAGCTATCGGGGTTCGATGCGGGAGCGGACGATTATCTGGTTAAACCCTTTGAGTTCAGCGAACTACTGGCCCGCATTCAGGTTAGTCGAAAACGTAGCCAGCAAGCCAATACTACAACCTATAAAAACCAGTTGACCATTGCTGACTTATCGCTCGACCTGCGCGAAAAAACCGTGAGCCGTGCCGGGCAACCCATTAGTGTTACTCCGCGCGAAATAGCCCTACTGGAGTACTTCTTACGCAATCAGGGCACCATACTTAGCCGAAACGAAATTGCCGAAAACGTGTGGGATATCCCTTTCGATACGGGAACGAATCTGATTGATGTATACATTAATTCGCTGCGCAAGAAAATCGACAAAGACTTTTCCACCAAGTTAATTCATACCCGAAAAGGAATTGGTTACATTATGAAGGAAAACCAGGGTTGA